The following are from one region of the Lepeophtheirus salmonis chromosome 8, UVic_Lsal_1.4, whole genome shotgun sequence genome:
- the LOC121122432 gene encoding LOW QUALITY PROTEIN: ras-like protein (The sequence of the model RefSeq protein was modified relative to this genomic sequence to represent the inferred CDS: inserted 1 base in 1 codon) has translation MTEYKLVVVGAGGVGKSALTIQLIQNHFVDEYDPTIEDSYRKQVVIDGETCLLDILDTAGQEEYSAMRDQYMRXGEGFLLVFAVNNAKSFEDISAYREQIKRVKDAEEVPMVLVGNKCDLPTRSVDMGQAKEVARNYGIPFIETSAKTRMGVDDAFYTLVREIKKDKERRGRDNKPTLAPYCCKGCVLL, from the exons ATGACGGAGTACAAGCTGGTGGTCGTGGGAG CTGGTGGCGTTGGGAAGAGCGCACTCACGATCCAACTCATTCAGAATCACTTCGTGGACGAGTACGACCCGACGATCGAAGACTCTTACCGCAAACAAGTGGTGATTGACGGGGAAACGTGTCTCCTGGACATTCTGGACACTGCAGGCCAAGAAGAGTATTCCGCCATGCGGGACCAGTATATGC ACGGGGAAGGGTTCCTTCTCGTATTCGCTGTGAATAACGCAAAGTCCTTTGAGGATATCTCCGCATATCGGGAACAAATCAAAAGAGTCAAGGATGCAGAAGAA GTTCCGATGGTGTTGGTGGGGAATAAATGTGATTTACCCACTCGGTCCGTAGATATGGGTCAAGCCAAAGAGGTTGCCAGAAACTATGGAATCCCTTTCATTGAAACCTCCGCCAAGACGCGAATGGGCGTGGATGACGCTTTTTACACGCTTGTCAGAGAAATCAAAAAAGAC AAGGAGAGGCGCGGTCGTGACAATAAACCAACACTGGCTCCTTACTGTTGCAAAGGATGTGTTCTATTGTGA